CTCACTCAAATGGGAGCTAAAATAACTACTGCTGAGGGTGGTTTAGCCCCGCTTCACTTGGCGGCAGGAGGGGAGCTAACCGGGATTAGCTATCACATGCCGCTGGCTAGTGCTCAGGTCAAGTCGGCCTTGTTGCTGGCTGGTATGTATGCCCGGGGGCGGACCTGTGTGACCGAGCCGGCGCCTACCCGCGATCATACCGAGCGCATGCTGGCCGGGTTCGGTTACTCGGTGCAGCGCCATGGTGACACTGTGTGCCTGGAAGGTGGCGGCACTTTGTCGGCTACATCAATAGATGTGCCAAGTGACATATCTTCGGCGGCCTTCCCGATGGTGGCGGCTGCTATAACCCCTGGCTCAGACTTGACCCTCCGCCATGTCGGGTGGAACCCGACGCGCACCGGAGTCTACGAAATCCTGCGCTTGATGGGGGCGGCGATAGAGGTGCTGGCTACACGCGAGGTGGGTGGGGAGACGGTAGCCGATTTGCATATTCAGCATGCCCCGCTGCGGGGTATCCATATTCCGGAAGAACTGGTGCCGCTGGCTATTGACGAGTTTCCGGCGCTGTTCGTAGCCGCTGCGTGTGCACAGGGGGAGACAGTCTTGACCGGCGCCGCCGAGTTGCGTGTCAAGGAATCGGATCGTATCGCGGTAATGGCTGAGGCATTGCAGAGTCTTGGTGTCAGCGCTGAGCCTCAGGACGATGGCGTGCGTATCCAGGGGCAGCCAAACCTGCAGGGCGGGCGAGTCAACAGCTACGGCGATCACCGCATCGCAATGGCAGCCGCCGTTGCCTCGCTGCGCGCCGAGGGGCCGGTAACTATTGCTGACTGTGCTAATGTTGCCACCTCGTATCCCGGATTTATCAGCCAGATGGCCGAGATCGGCATCTGTGGGAGCAGTTTATAAATACTATGAGCGGTGCAATCCATATTCCAGTTTTGACTATTGACGGTCCTAGCGGTGCGGGCAAGGGAACCATAGCTCGTGAAGTGGTGCTGGCAAAGGGTTGGCATTTTCTCGATAGCGGAGCCTTGTATAGGCTTACAGGTCTGCATTGCCAGCGCTGTGGGGTAGATACACAAGATGCTGACTTAGCTGCGGAATTGGCAGCCAACCTGCCGGTGGAGTTTGTTGTCGGCGCCGAGGGTGAGCGAGTATTGCTGGCGGGAGATGATGTAACCGCTGAAATCCGCACTGAGACTACAGGGGCCCTGGCCTCTCAGGTTGCTGCCTTGCAGCCGGTAAGAGAGGCCTTGCTGCAGCGCCAGCGTGATTTCCGCCAGCCCCCCGGATTGGTTGCCGATGGTCGCGATATGGGGACAGTTGTTTTCCCCGATGCAGATTTTAAGGTATTTTTAACCGCCAGCGCCGAGGAGCGGGCAGAGCGGCGATATAAACAGTTGAAGGAGCAGGGAGCCGATGTTAGCCTTGCCGTCCTCACTGAGGAGATTGCAGAGCGTGATAGACGTGATGCCTCACGTTCTGTTTCCCCGCTCGTGCCGGCCGCCGATGCCCAGGTGATAGATACCACTGGAATTGGGGTAGGGGCCGTATTTGAGCGGGTTATGGCTGTACTAGCGGAGCGCTAGCAGCATTAGAGGGTTCTCTTTAGTAGTGGGGTAACCAGCTAAGGCTGCGACAAAGTGCAGCAATTAGCTGATGTTACTATATAAGTTTTAGGGCGGCTCAAACGGGCCGGTGTAATTCACACGCAACAATAGACCGTTTTACGGTCCTGGATCGACTGAGTGATGACCGAAAGTTTTGCTGAGCTCTTTGAAGAGAGCCTTGCCAACACCGACATGCGCCCCGGCGCCATAGTTATGGCGCAGGTAGTGGATATAGACAGCGAAGATGTGATCGTAAATGCCGGACTTAAGTCGGAGGCTGTGATCCCCATCTCCCAATTTTACGATGAGTCTGGCAACCTCGAAGTCAGTGTTGGCGATGAGGTAGAGGTAGCCCTTGATTCTGTTGAGGATGGATTCGGCGAGACTCGCCTATCGCGCGAACGCGCTAAGCGGGCTTATGCTTGGAGGGCGCTGGAGGAGGCCTTTGAGCAGTCAAGGACGGTCAACGGCCTGATAAGTGGTAAGGTTAAGGGTGGTTTCACCGTTGATCTTGGCCATATCCGGGCGTTCCTACCGGGCTCACTGGTTGATATCCGCCCAGTGCGGGACACCACTTACCTGGAAGGCAAGAATCTAGAGTTCAAGGTCATCAAGCTCGATGCCCGGCGCAACAACGTGGTCGTTTCGCGCCGTGCTGTGGTGGAAGAAGAATACAGCGCCGAGCGCGAGGCCCTGCTTGAGAAGCTCCAGGAAGGTGAGAGCCTCAAGGGTATCGTCAAGAACTTGACCGATTATGGCGCATTCGTCGATTTGGGCGGCATTGACGGCCTGCTACACATCACTGATATGGCGTGGCGCCGGGTCAAGAACCCTTCAGAGATCGTCGAGGTAGGCCAGGAGATCGATGTAAAGGTTCTTAAATTCGATCGCGATCGCAATCGCGTATCCCTCGGCCTCAAGCAGCTTGGTGCCGACCCCTGGGAGGCTATTGCCCAGCGCTATCCTGAAGGCGCCAGGGTTCCCG
This Halorhodospira halochloris DNA region includes the following protein-coding sequences:
- the aroA gene encoding 3-phosphoshikimate 1-carboxyvinyltransferase — its product is MSLTANGGGETWQFQPGGSVRGELRVPGDKSISHRAVMLGALAQGSTEIAGLLEGADVLATIEVFRRLGVTIEGPQYGRAVVHGVGRHGLREPEGVLDVGNSGTSMRLLCGLFAGLPFDLTLTGDESLRRRPMGRVTEPLTQMGAKITTAEGGLAPLHLAAGGELTGISYHMPLASAQVKSALLLAGMYARGRTCVTEPAPTRDHTERMLAGFGYSVQRHGDTVCLEGGGTLSATSIDVPSDISSAAFPMVAAAITPGSDLTLRHVGWNPTRTGVYEILRLMGAAIEVLATREVGGETVADLHIQHAPLRGIHIPEELVPLAIDEFPALFVAAACAQGETVLTGAAELRVKESDRIAVMAEALQSLGVSAEPQDDGVRIQGQPNLQGGRVNSYGDHRIAMAAAVASLRAEGPVTIADCANVATSYPGFISQMAEIGICGSSL
- the cmk gene encoding (d)CMP kinase — translated: MSGAIHIPVLTIDGPSGAGKGTIAREVVLAKGWHFLDSGALYRLTGLHCQRCGVDTQDADLAAELAANLPVEFVVGAEGERVLLAGDDVTAEIRTETTGALASQVAALQPVREALLQRQRDFRQPPGLVADGRDMGTVVFPDADFKVFLTASAEERAERRYKQLKEQGADVSLAVLTEEIAERDRRDASRSVSPLVPAADAQVIDTTGIGVGAVFERVMAVLAER